A stretch of the Chitinophaga sp. Cy-1792 genome encodes the following:
- a CDS encoding pyridoxal phosphate-dependent aminotransferase family protein, with translation MDIFEKLLKHMGPIGEHSDRAHGYFSFPKLEGEIGPRMNFRGKEKIVWSLNNYLGLANHPEVRATDAQAAAEYGMASPMGARMMTGNTNYHEQLERELSDYMGKEDTTLVNYGYQGFMSAVDAICNRRDVIVYDAEAHACLIDGLRLHQGHSYVFKHNDIQDLEKQLTRATKLAQTSGGGILVITEGVFGMAGDQGKLKEIAALKDKYEFRLVVDDAHGFGTMGKTGAGTGEEQGVQDKIDLLFNTFAKSGASIGGFISGERQIINYLRYNMRSQIFAKSLPMPIVIGHLKRVQLMRKHPEFKEKLWSNVRKLQQGLRDSGFDIGHTNSPVTPIYLQGDIPEATAMCLDLRENYNIFCSIIVYPVIPKGQIIYRIIPTASHSDEDIELTLKAFSETKAKLDAKAYAVAEIPMV, from the coding sequence ATGGATATTTTCGAGAAACTGCTGAAACATATGGGCCCTATTGGGGAACATTCAGACAGAGCCCATGGCTATTTTTCATTTCCTAAACTGGAAGGAGAAATAGGTCCCCGTATGAATTTCAGGGGAAAAGAGAAGATTGTATGGAGCCTGAACAACTATCTGGGCCTGGCTAACCACCCGGAAGTTCGTGCTACGGATGCACAGGCTGCTGCAGAGTACGGTATGGCGTCTCCGATGGGAGCACGTATGATGACGGGTAACACTAATTACCACGAGCAGCTGGAACGTGAGCTTTCCGACTACATGGGTAAAGAAGATACCACTTTGGTAAACTATGGTTACCAAGGTTTTATGAGTGCTGTCGATGCTATTTGTAACCGCCGCGATGTAATCGTTTACGATGCAGAAGCACACGCCTGCCTGATCGATGGTCTGCGTTTGCACCAGGGTCATAGTTATGTGTTCAAACACAATGATATCCAGGACCTGGAAAAACAACTGACCCGCGCTACCAAATTAGCTCAAACTTCTGGTGGTGGTATCCTCGTTATCACTGAAGGCGTATTCGGTATGGCCGGTGATCAGGGTAAACTGAAAGAAATCGCTGCCCTGAAAGATAAATATGAATTCCGCCTCGTAGTAGACGATGCACACGGCTTCGGTACTATGGGTAAAACCGGTGCCGGTACCGGTGAAGAACAAGGTGTTCAGGATAAAATCGACCTGCTCTTCAATACTTTCGCTAAATCCGGTGCTTCTATCGGTGGCTTCATCAGCGGCGAAAGACAAATCATCAACTACCTGCGCTATAACATGCGCTCCCAGATCTTTGCTAAATCACTGCCAATGCCGATCGTTATCGGTCATCTGAAACGTGTACAGCTGATGCGCAAACACCCTGAGTTCAAAGAAAAACTCTGGTCCAATGTACGCAAACTGCAGCAAGGCCTGAGAGACAGCGGTTTCGATATTGGTCATACCAACTCCCCTGTTACGCCTATCTACCTGCAAGGTGATATTCCTGAAGCTACTGCGATGTGCCTGGACCTCCGCGAAAACTATAATATCTTCTGCTCTATCATAGTTTATCCGGTTATCCCTAAAGGTCAGATCATCTACCGTATTATCCCGACTGCTTCCCACTCTGACGAGGATATCGAACTGACACTCAAAGCATTCAGCGAAACCAAAGCAAAACTCGACGCAAAAGCTTATGCTGTTGCAGAGATTCCTATGGTATAA
- a CDS encoding tetratricopeptide repeat protein, producing the protein MSKDFSFLNEDFDDLRDLLQQFENLRAGKSHSFLDEDSFEQIIDYYDEHDEMPTALQAAEIAIERFPYSATLLLKKANLLIETKKYNEALDFLEKAAVLDSNDINLYILQTDVYLALSQHKKAADLLEEKIKQFDGEDRTELLLELADVYDDWEEFEKVFDCLKMALEYDLTNEEALHKICFWTEFTGRNEESIRLHTHIIEEHPFTHLAWFNLGTAYQGLKLYEKAIDAYQYALAIDEKFDYAYRNLGDAYIRLRKYADAIDILQRHLEIAKPEDVIYEAIGHCYERQRKYTQARYYYRKASHLSPNDDKLYYKIAVAYMMEANWNNAVKSLQNALKINKTNAEYNMSMGDCLLELGKNKEALIFFMNAVRTRPKSVSTWSELIRGLYIGGFLEEALAQLVTAEEKAGRKPVFQYYRAAILIASGKTKEGLLHLETALQQAPKALKKLVELDPAILQHVSVVDLIAQYRRKG; encoded by the coding sequence ATGAGTAAAGACTTTTCATTTTTAAACGAGGATTTTGATGATCTGAGAGATTTATTGCAGCAGTTTGAAAACCTCAGAGCTGGTAAGTCTCATTCCTTCCTAGATGAGGATTCATTTGAACAGATCATAGACTATTATGACGAGCATGATGAGATGCCAACTGCACTTCAGGCCGCCGAAATAGCAATAGAACGTTTCCCTTATTCTGCCACTTTATTGTTGAAAAAGGCCAACTTACTGATAGAAACCAAAAAGTACAACGAAGCGCTTGATTTCCTGGAAAAAGCCGCTGTTCTCGACTCCAACGATATCAATCTCTACATACTTCAGACAGACGTTTACCTGGCATTGAGTCAGCATAAAAAGGCTGCGGATTTACTGGAAGAGAAGATCAAACAATTTGACGGAGAGGACCGTACTGAGTTGCTGTTGGAGCTGGCGGATGTATACGATGACTGGGAAGAGTTTGAGAAAGTGTTTGATTGTCTGAAAATGGCGCTGGAATATGATCTTACCAATGAGGAAGCTCTTCATAAGATCTGTTTCTGGACAGAGTTTACCGGCCGCAACGAAGAAAGTATCCGTTTGCATACGCACATAATAGAGGAGCACCCTTTCACGCATCTGGCGTGGTTTAACCTTGGAACTGCCTATCAGGGGCTGAAGCTGTATGAAAAGGCGATAGATGCCTATCAGTATGCGCTGGCCATTGATGAGAAGTTCGATTATGCGTACAGAAATCTGGGGGATGCCTATATCCGGTTAAGAAAATATGCAGATGCCATTGATATTTTACAGCGTCACCTGGAGATTGCGAAGCCGGAAGATGTGATTTATGAGGCGATCGGACATTGTTACGAGCGCCAGCGTAAATATACCCAGGCCCGCTACTATTACCGGAAAGCGTCTCATCTGAGTCCGAATGATGATAAATTGTATTATAAGATAGCCGTAGCCTACATGATGGAGGCTAACTGGAATAATGCCGTTAAATCATTGCAGAACGCATTGAAAATCAATAAAACCAATGCGGAATACAATATGAGCATGGGAGATTGCTTGTTGGAACTGGGTAAGAACAAGGAAGCATTGATCTTTTTTATGAATGCTGTCCGTACCCGTCCGAAGAGTGTTTCTACCTGGTCGGAGCTTATCAGGGGCCTTTATATAGGAGGATTCCTGGAGGAAGCGCTGGCTCAGCTCGTTACTGCAGAAGAAAAAGCCGGTCGAAAACCGGTGTTTCAATACTACCGTGCCGCTATCCTGATAGCCAGTGGTAAAACCAAAGAAGGCCTGTTACACCTTGAAACAGCCTTACAGCAGGCCCCCAAGGCCCTGAAAAAACTTGTTGAACTGGATCCGGCTATTTTACAGCATGTGAGTGTTGTTGACCTCATCGCCCAATACCGCCGGAAAGGTTAA
- a CDS encoding phosphosulfolactate synthase, whose product MNFNLTQIPERTQQPRTHGLTMVMDKGLSLEEARNFLSASSPYVDIVKLGFGTSFVTPNLRQKIELYQAANIPVYFGGTLFEAFLIRNQFDDYIKVCEDYGIKHVEVSDGSIIIPHAEKCGYIEKMAKIATVFSEVGSKDAEHIIPPYKWIELMSAELSAGATYVIAEARESGNVGIYRGSGEVREGLVQEILTQIPAEKIIWEAPQKAQQLYFLELVGCNANLGNLAPYEVISLEAMRVGLRGDTFQLFLDKE is encoded by the coding sequence ATGAATTTTAATCTGACACAAATCCCGGAAAGGACTCAGCAACCTCGTACACACGGACTCACCATGGTCATGGATAAGGGGTTAAGTTTGGAAGAAGCTCGTAATTTTTTGTCTGCCTCGTCGCCGTACGTGGATATAGTAAAGCTGGGATTTGGGACCTCTTTCGTTACGCCTAACCTCCGTCAGAAAATCGAATTGTATCAGGCAGCCAATATCCCTGTATATTTTGGTGGTACCTTATTTGAGGCTTTCCTGATCCGCAACCAGTTTGATGATTATATCAAGGTTTGTGAGGACTATGGCATCAAGCACGTAGAAGTTTCCGATGGCTCTATTATCATTCCTCATGCCGAGAAATGCGGTTACATTGAAAAAATGGCTAAAATAGCCACTGTATTCAGCGAAGTAGGTTCTAAAGATGCAGAGCACATTATTCCTCCCTACAAATGGATCGAATTAATGAGTGCAGAACTTTCTGCCGGTGCTACCTATGTTATTGCGGAAGCACGCGAAAGCGGAAACGTGGGTATCTACCGTGGTTCGGGAGAAGTTCGTGAAGGTCTGGTACAGGAAATCCTGACACAGATCCCTGCGGAAAAAATCATTTGGGAAGCTCCTCAGAAAGCACAGCAGCTGTACTTCCTGGAGCTGGTAGGCTGTAACGCCAACCTGGGTAACCTCGCACCTTATGAAGTAATTTCTCTGGAAGCTATGCGCGTAGGACTGCGCGGTGATACTTTCCAGCTGTTCCTGGACAAGGAATAA
- a CDS encoding shikimate dehydrogenase codes for MKIYGLIGYPLSHSFSKGYFAEKFSKENISNCFYDNFSIPDINIFPTLLTQHPDFAGLNVTIPYKEVVMPYLDELSDAVKEIGAVNCIRFENGKKIGYNTDVIGFTNSLKPLLQPHHTHALVLGTGGAAKAVMYALKQLNITYTLVSRQAGENAVPYSAIGEAAMALNTVIINTTPLGMYPNVDACPPIPYEYITDRHLLYDLVYNPPVTLFLQKGADKGAVIKNGHEMLIMQAEAAWEIWNS; via the coding sequence ATGAAAATCTACGGCCTTATTGGCTATCCACTTAGTCACTCCTTCTCCAAAGGATATTTCGCGGAAAAATTCTCTAAAGAAAATATCAGTAATTGCTTCTACGATAATTTTTCTATTCCGGATATCAACATCTTCCCAACTTTACTGACACAACACCCGGATTTTGCCGGCCTGAATGTTACCATTCCCTACAAGGAAGTAGTAATGCCTTACCTGGACGAGCTTAGCGACGCTGTGAAGGAAATAGGGGCAGTAAACTGTATCCGTTTTGAAAATGGTAAAAAGATAGGCTACAATACCGATGTCATAGGGTTTACCAATTCGTTGAAACCTTTACTGCAGCCACATCATACACATGCGCTGGTACTTGGCACCGGTGGTGCTGCCAAGGCGGTAATGTATGCGCTGAAGCAACTGAATATCACTTATACACTGGTAAGCCGCCAGGCGGGTGAAAACGCGGTGCCATATTCCGCTATCGGGGAGGCAGCAATGGCGCTCAATACGGTTATTATCAACACCACCCCGCTGGGTATGTACCCGAATGTGGATGCTTGTCCGCCGATACCTTACGAATATATTACCGATAGGCATTTACTGTATGACCTGGTGTATAACCCGCCAGTGACGCTGTTTTTGCAGAAGGGAGCAGATAAAGGTGCTGTTATCAAGAATGGGCATGAGATGCTGATTATGCAGGCAGAAGCGGCCTGGGAAATCTGGAACAGCTAA
- a CDS encoding carboxymuconolactone decarboxylase family protein has protein sequence MKARITFQDTNKGFLDGLFKTGGYIKNSGISPVIQELINFRVSLMNGCAYCLDMHFKDAVHNGENPQRLYSIGAWRECPYYTAEEQAVLAYTEEVTLMHVKEETFEKLLQFYDKQQIADITLAIGMINVWNRMNIAFQTVPGGYQVGQYA, from the coding sequence ATGAAAGCAAGAATCACCTTCCAGGACACTAACAAAGGTTTTTTAGACGGTCTTTTCAAAACCGGCGGCTACATTAAAAATTCCGGTATCAGCCCGGTAATTCAGGAGCTGATCAACTTCCGTGTTTCCCTGATGAATGGCTGTGCATATTGCCTGGATATGCACTTTAAAGATGCGGTTCATAATGGTGAAAACCCACAACGACTCTATTCAATAGGCGCATGGAGAGAATGCCCTTACTACACTGCAGAAGAACAGGCTGTACTGGCTTATACGGAAGAAGTAACACTCATGCATGTTAAAGAGGAAACCTTCGAGAAACTGCTGCAGTTCTACGATAAACAACAAATTGCCGATATCACGCTGGCCATCGGCATGATCAATGTCTGGAACAGAATGAATATTGCTTTTCAGACAGTTCCTGGTGGCTATCAGGTTGGACAGTATGCATAA
- a CDS encoding enoyl-CoA hydratase/isomerase family protein, with translation MAYSFLIYEVAERVATITLNRPEKRNALNGWLVAELHAAFREAAADAQVKVIVLKGKGEAFCAGADLDYLQQLQKNTYDENLEDSRQLMSLFREIYELDKIVIAQVEGHAIAGGCGLVTVCDLSYVVPEAQLGYTEVKIGFIPALVAVFLVRKIGEGRAREILLTGRLISAAKAESLGLITAVVPAGEISEHVAKVASGLCREASANSLKVTKKLIGTVLDLPLHESLENAAIQNAVTRGHEDCKRGISAFLNKEKLTW, from the coding sequence ATGGCTTATTCGTTTCTTATTTATGAAGTGGCTGAGCGGGTTGCCACCATTACCCTGAACCGTCCGGAGAAGCGTAATGCGCTCAATGGCTGGCTGGTGGCGGAATTGCATGCGGCCTTCCGGGAGGCCGCTGCTGACGCGCAGGTAAAGGTGATTGTACTGAAAGGGAAGGGGGAGGCTTTTTGTGCCGGTGCGGACCTGGATTATCTGCAGCAGCTGCAGAAAAATACCTATGACGAAAATCTGGAAGATTCCAGGCAACTGATGTCATTATTTAGGGAAATTTACGAACTTGATAAGATTGTGATTGCGCAGGTAGAGGGGCATGCTATAGCAGGAGGTTGCGGACTGGTAACTGTTTGTGATCTGAGTTATGTGGTGCCGGAAGCGCAGCTGGGTTATACGGAAGTAAAGATTGGTTTTATACCTGCGCTGGTAGCCGTTTTCCTGGTAAGGAAGATAGGAGAAGGCCGGGCAAGGGAAATTTTATTAACCGGCAGATTGATATCTGCGGCAAAAGCTGAATCTTTGGGATTGATTACAGCGGTTGTTCCTGCCGGGGAAATCAGTGAGCATGTAGCAAAAGTAGCATCAGGATTGTGCCGGGAAGCATCGGCGAATTCGCTTAAAGTAACCAAGAAATTGATTGGCACAGTGTTGGACTTACCACTACATGAAAGTCTGGAAAACGCGGCTATACAAAATGCTGTTACGCGTGGCCATGAAGACTGTAAAAGAGGGATTTCAGCCTTCCTTAATAAAGAGAAGCTAACCTGGTAG
- the pafA gene encoding alkaline phosphatase PafA: MKRFYKLSCLLLLASSTVWAQKATSPKPFNHLPVKNIKTAGKPKLVVGVVVDQMRWDYLYRYGSRYSAGGFKRLLNEGFSCENTLINYTPTITACGHTCIYTGSVPAIHGIIGNSWFSPELGRSVYCAEDTTVTTVGSSSSAGKMSPRNMLVTTIGDELRLSNNFQSKVIGIAIKDRGAILPAGHSANAAYWYDGSSGNWITSTYYMNQLPGWVQEFNNEKLPQQYLAKPWNTLYPISSYVLSTADEKSYEGKYKNASNTSFPHDLSAIANGSVAATPYGNTMTLEFAKKAIEANEMGKGAVTDFLAISLSSTDYVGHQFGPNSVEIEDTYLRLDQDLSTFFTYLDAKVGKGNYLFFITADHGVAHVPGFMEENKLPGGTWNDKAAMDALNEQVNAKFAVKGAIRAVDNYQFWLDHDGIANTGKNKKEISEFIISQLLKSPAIANAFPLKKLNDVVLPVVMKNMFTNGLNAKRSGDIQVILTPGYIDGGKTGTTHGLWYPYDAHIPLVWMGWGIHAGKSNRTVGMTDITPTLAALLHIQMPSGNVGQVIEEITR; this comes from the coding sequence ATGAAACGATTTTACAAACTGTCGTGCCTGCTATTGCTGGCATCTTCCACAGTGTGGGCCCAGAAGGCTACTTCTCCAAAACCATTTAATCATCTCCCTGTAAAAAATATTAAAACAGCCGGAAAACCCAAATTGGTGGTGGGCGTGGTGGTAGATCAGATGCGCTGGGATTATCTGTACAGATATGGTAGCAGATACAGCGCCGGCGGTTTTAAAAGACTGCTTAATGAGGGTTTCTCCTGCGAAAATACGCTAATTAATTATACCCCGACCATCACCGCCTGCGGACATACCTGTATTTACACCGGTTCAGTGCCTGCTATCCATGGTATTATCGGCAACAGCTGGTTTAGTCCTGAATTAGGCCGCAGTGTTTACTGCGCAGAAGATACTACCGTTACTACCGTGGGCAGCAGCTCCAGCGCCGGAAAAATGAGTCCGCGCAACATGCTGGTGACTACCATCGGTGATGAACTGCGTTTGTCCAACAATTTCCAGAGCAAGGTAATAGGTATTGCGATCAAAGACCGTGGCGCCATTTTACCGGCAGGACACAGTGCCAATGCCGCTTACTGGTACGACGGCAGCAGTGGTAACTGGATTACCAGCACCTATTATATGAACCAGCTGCCTGGCTGGGTGCAGGAATTCAACAATGAAAAATTGCCGCAGCAATACCTGGCGAAGCCATGGAACACGCTGTACCCGATATCTTCCTATGTGCTGAGTACTGCTGATGAAAAGTCTTATGAAGGAAAATATAAAAATGCTTCCAATACGTCTTTCCCGCACGACCTGAGCGCTATCGCCAATGGTTCTGTTGCTGCTACTCCTTACGGCAACACCATGACCCTGGAATTCGCCAAAAAAGCCATTGAAGCGAACGAAATGGGTAAAGGTGCCGTGACAGATTTTCTGGCTATCAGCCTGTCTTCCACAGATTATGTAGGGCACCAGTTCGGACCTAATTCCGTTGAAATTGAAGATACCTACCTGCGCCTTGACCAGGACTTATCTACCTTCTTCACTTACCTGGATGCGAAAGTGGGTAAAGGCAATTATCTGTTCTTTATAACAGCAGACCATGGTGTGGCGCATGTTCCGGGCTTTATGGAAGAAAACAAGCTCCCTGGAGGTACCTGGAATGATAAAGCAGCCATGGATGCCCTCAACGAGCAGGTGAATGCGAAATTTGCCGTAAAAGGTGCTATCCGTGCGGTGGATAACTATCAGTTCTGGCTCGACCATGATGGTATTGCCAATACCGGTAAAAACAAAAAGGAGATCTCCGAATTTATCATCTCCCAGTTATTAAAATCTCCGGCGATAGCCAATGCCTTCCCGCTGAAAAAGCTGAATGATGTGGTATTGCCTGTAGTGATGAAAAATATGTTCACCAACGGCCTGAATGCCAAGCGTAGCGGCGATATTCAGGTCATCCTGACACCAGGTTATATCGATGGCGGTAAAACCGGCACTACTCACGGTTTATGGTATCCTTACGACGCGCATATCCCGCTGGTATGGATGGGCTGGGGTATTCATGCCGGTAAGTCGAACCGCACTGTAGGTATGACCGATATTACGCCAACACTGGCGGCGCTGTTGCATATCCAGATGCCTAGTGGTAACGTGGGCCAGGTGATCGAGGAGATTACCAGATAA
- a CDS encoding TonB-dependent receptor, translated as MKRVLLLSVLIMFAALQLAAQNINGKIQDSTNAAIPGLRIYLSGTQKHAITDANGNFTLRNVKPGSYKLIATGVGYNTVEKEVSIENNDIRLDLNMSTSNVGLGEVVVTAGRNRETIGTVPSSITIISGKQLQEQSAITTDINQLLGLNVPGLTLGTNTATKKGETLRGRSMLIMIDGIPQSTPLRNGDKDMRSIDISVIERVEVIKGATAIYGNGADGGIINFITKKANKDKQFSGATDVSTSGSLTNAANSMGGRVSQNFSGTINKFDYVVSGTYEQTGVYKDAKGQVIAPFQSLAQNENINAFGKVGYNINENQRIELMYNYYRTMQNATYVNSGGKFGESPIIGVLGTSPGAKQGTPYNHNAYLNYSNKRIFRNTSLDVNLYYQDFYTIFEYSDYYEGGGNSAITSHKKGLRVNLNTTFNISPNLNGDLTYGVDVLNDVTEQPLVDGRKFVPKMDMKNYAPYAQLKAYIFKDFLLKAGARYENVSLDIPDFTTIKFGNYAGGVHVQGGNLPYDALTFNAGLRYTKFQYFNPFVSFSQSFSLYDLGRTLRLAKDVAGGASVKGSIQTDAIITNNYEVGFSSNIGKFNATGAYYVSTSNLGTSLVDLNGVATPERAPERIQGYEFTAGYQFLPNLSVSASYAHVEGKKDGTSGKVYLPGSRISPDKGTLNVNYSPLKEKLDVGVYYVYSGSRKRFALNPKTNDWDLGAGPVSSFSLVNLYTAYHFNKATTIRLGVDNLFNADYYPVMAQSRVTTDSYIKGSGARFNLGLNYRF; from the coding sequence ATGAAGCGAGTTTTATTATTAAGCGTATTGATCATGTTTGCTGCCTTACAACTGGCAGCACAAAACATTAACGGTAAAATCCAGGACAGTACCAATGCTGCAATCCCAGGATTACGCATATATCTTTCCGGCACCCAGAAACACGCCATCACAGACGCTAACGGTAACTTTACCCTCCGCAACGTGAAACCTGGCAGCTACAAACTGATAGCTACCGGCGTCGGTTACAATACTGTTGAAAAAGAGGTAAGTATCGAAAACAACGATATCCGCTTAGACCTGAATATGTCTACCTCTAACGTAGGACTGGGTGAAGTAGTGGTAACTGCTGGCCGTAACCGCGAAACAATCGGCACCGTGCCTTCTTCCATTACGATCATCTCCGGTAAACAATTACAGGAACAAAGCGCCATCACTACTGATATCAATCAGCTCCTCGGACTGAACGTACCTGGCCTTACACTCGGTACCAATACTGCCACTAAAAAAGGGGAAACACTCAGAGGTCGCAGTATGCTGATCATGATCGATGGTATCCCGCAGTCTACACCACTCCGTAATGGCGATAAAGACATGCGCAGCATCGATATATCAGTCATTGAAAGAGTGGAGGTGATCAAAGGCGCTACCGCAATCTATGGTAACGGCGCTGATGGTGGTATCATCAACTTCATCACTAAAAAAGCTAACAAAGACAAGCAATTCAGCGGCGCTACAGACGTTAGCACTTCAGGCTCCCTGACCAATGCAGCCAACAGCATGGGTGGCCGTGTATCGCAGAACTTCAGCGGTACCATCAATAAATTCGATTATGTGGTAAGCGGCACCTACGAACAAACAGGTGTTTATAAAGATGCTAAAGGCCAGGTAATTGCGCCTTTCCAGTCGCTGGCTCAAAACGAAAATATAAATGCTTTTGGTAAAGTAGGCTACAACATCAATGAAAATCAACGTATTGAACTGATGTACAACTACTACCGCACCATGCAAAACGCAACCTATGTTAACTCCGGTGGTAAATTTGGCGAAAGCCCGATCATCGGTGTGCTGGGAACCAGTCCTGGTGCAAAACAGGGTACGCCGTACAACCACAATGCTTACCTGAACTACAGCAACAAACGTATCTTCAGAAATACTTCCCTGGATGTAAACCTTTACTACCAGGACTTCTACACTATTTTTGAATATTCCGACTATTATGAAGGCGGTGGTAACTCAGCCATCACTTCCCACAAAAAAGGGTTGCGTGTAAACCTGAATACAACTTTCAATATCAGTCCAAACCTCAATGGTGACCTTACCTACGGAGTAGATGTACTGAATGATGTAACCGAGCAGCCGCTGGTAGATGGCCGCAAGTTTGTACCTAAAATGGACATGAAAAACTATGCACCGTATGCACAGCTGAAAGCCTATATCTTCAAGGATTTCCTCCTGAAAGCAGGCGCACGATACGAAAATGTTTCCCTGGATATCCCTGACTTTACGACCATCAAATTTGGTAACTATGCCGGTGGTGTACATGTACAGGGCGGCAACCTGCCTTATGATGCACTGACGTTCAATGCTGGCTTGCGTTATACCAAATTCCAGTATTTCAATCCTTTCGTAAGCTTCAGCCAGAGCTTCTCTCTGTATGACCTCGGCCGTACCCTCCGCCTGGCGAAGGATGTTGCCGGAGGCGCCAGCGTGAAAGGTTCTATCCAGACAGACGCCATCATCACTAATAACTATGAAGTTGGCTTCAGCAGCAATATCGGCAAGTTCAATGCTACCGGTGCTTACTATGTGAGCACTTCCAATCTGGGTACCAGTCTGGTAGACCTCAACGGTGTAGCTACACCTGAACGTGCACCTGAGCGCATACAGGGCTATGAGTTCACCGCTGGTTATCAATTCCTGCCAAACCTCTCTGTAAGTGCGTCCTATGCACACGTAGAGGGGAAGAAAGATGGTACTTCCGGCAAGGTTTATCTCCCTGGCAGCCGCATTTCTCCCGATAAAGGAACATTGAATGTAAACTACTCTCCGCTGAAAGAAAAACTCGATGTAGGTGTGTATTATGTTTACAGCGGCTCCCGCAAACGTTTTGCGCTGAACCCTAAAACCAATGACTGGGACCTGGGTGCAGGACCTGTTAGCAGCTTCAGCCTGGTAAACCTTTATACTGCCTACCATTTCAATAAGGCAACTACTATTCGCCTCGGTGTGGATAACCTGTTCAACGCAGACTACTACCCGGTAATGGCGCAGTCACGCGTAACTACCGATTCCTATATCAAAGGTTCTGGTGCCCGCTTTAATCTGGGATTAAATTATAGGTTCTAA
- a CDS encoding PepSY domain-containing protein, with product MDRKLFIIHRLTGLIAGIMLLLISCTGALLVFSDEIDEQLYSQSHYIQPGNQPLPLSRQFQAVRNANSGNPYIMVVKMPQASNETTVFRAEYDAQRKIYCFVNPYTAQIVDMRGNTDYFMGKVLYFHFELLSGKTGAQIILVTGILLACSLLSGIWIYRKSFAKVLSFRLSMEWSNPKRRWRNLHRITGVWSVVFLTIITTTGIIMEQKVIASRKGNTKVAEIPANVDYDQLLVQAEQAIPGLEIVGVRPPKKAGAPIKVLGHAHESSFWGEYASNVSFSIDGKLQKVTDFSKASFADKFNAAIAPLHFGNFGGIFVKIIWSLFGLTPGLLSMSGFLIWYRRRFLVKSKQPVPAGI from the coding sequence TTGGACAGGAAATTATTCATCATTCACCGATTAACGGGCCTGATTGCCGGCATCATGCTACTTCTTATAAGTTGCACCGGGGCATTATTGGTATTCAGCGACGAAATTGATGAACAGCTCTATTCCCAATCTCATTATATCCAACCTGGTAATCAACCACTTCCGCTTTCCAGGCAGTTTCAGGCTGTACGCAATGCCAATTCCGGCAATCCCTACATCATGGTAGTAAAAATGCCACAGGCCAGTAACGAAACCACTGTATTCAGGGCCGAATATGATGCACAAAGGAAAATTTATTGCTTCGTAAATCCATATACCGCACAAATAGTCGATATGAGAGGAAATACCGACTATTTCATGGGCAAGGTACTCTACTTCCATTTTGAGCTGTTATCGGGCAAAACAGGCGCCCAGATCATCCTGGTAACAGGTATTCTCTTAGCCTGCTCCCTGCTCTCCGGCATCTGGATCTACCGCAAATCCTTCGCGAAAGTGCTCAGCTTCCGCCTCTCCATGGAATGGAGCAACCCGAAACGCCGCTGGAGAAACCTCCACCGCATCACTGGCGTATGGTCCGTAGTATTTCTGACCATTATTACTACCACAGGTATCATCATGGAACAAAAAGTTATTGCTTCCAGGAAAGGCAATACTAAAGTGGCTGAAATCCCCGCCAATGTTGACTATGATCAACTGCTGGTTCAGGCAGAACAAGCTATTCCGGGTCTTGAAATCGTTGGCGTACGCCCGCCTAAAAAAGCAGGCGCACCTATCAAAGTACTGGGCCATGCGCATGAGTCCTCCTTCTGGGGCGAATACGCATCCAATGTCTCTTTTAGCATAGATGGTAAACTTCAAAAAGTTACCGACTTCAGCAAAGCATCCTTCGCAGATAAATTCAATGCCGCTATTGCACCACTCCACTTCGGAAACTTCGGTGGCATCTTCGTAAAAATAATCTGGTCCTTGTTTGGCCTTACCCCCGGCCTCCTGTCCATGTCTGGTTTCCTGATATGGTACCGCCGCAGATTTTTAGTGAAATCAAAACAACCTGTGCCAGCTGGCATATAA